The DNA region tcccaagttctatcgctcgtatttcaaaaactagcatttcgccgttttacaccaattttcgagtgacgaaatcgaacgatcgaaattcaaaaatcggccccctgatatttttgcggccttcatcgTGTTAcacattattgcaggtgactgcacCATGCCAGATTTTTTCAATACCAATATACTAATTCGGTGACAAAATTGTTGAATCAAGAAAATATTTATGACTACAAAagcatatttttattaaatcaatATTGGCTCACCGCCACCTTAGCCTCAGGGGTATGTAGTAGCATTAGGAGCGCAGCAGGTGTGAATAAGAAACCTTATAAACGGACTATTACAGGTAAAGCGATCGGCCTGCCCCCGGCGTTCCTCGCACTCGAACAAGGGAGTAAAGGCGGCGGCGTTATTGAGGTAAccattacaattacaatttagAAAGAGGTCGAAGCTTAATGTTAATATTGTTCTTGTTCATTAACCGCTCTGTTTATATCTAGAGATTAAATATAcacatatagcaaatttcatcggaatcgttagagccgtttccgagaccGAGCCCGAAGCGACGAGAGAGCCGagcccgaaatatatatataaataaatatacaagaattgctcatttaaaggtataagataaattgtatggagatgacaTTTTCACTGTACCAAGTGTTTTAAAACTTGTAATTTAATGTCCGTGATAGTGATCAGCCAAGTCCAATTCTACAATTCGTGGCTATAAAAAGCAgtagataagtaggtacagttcAGTTCTTATATGCAAAAAGTTAATGCAAACAAATTCATTATACAACAATGCTGACACACGCGGCGTTACGTGGagattaatatttatatttgtagaTCGAggatcggttgcaccaaaccgtctgtcaccgttaaagcgttcgctaaattatatcgtatgggaagtttcatagtttACTGCTGAGTGATGTTAATCAGTCCGCTAAAAGTGGTAAGTGCAACTGGGCTTTACTCGTCTCTGTAATGTCGCAGGGTTCAGCGAGCGAATGCGTGCTTGTGTCCATGCTCGCCGCCCGCGCCAACGGCATCAAGCGGCTCAAACACCAGTTCCCCAACGTAGACGAAGGCCTCCTGCTCTCCAAGCTCATCGCCTACTGCTCCAAGGAAGCCCACTCGTGCGTCGAGAAGGCCGCCATGATCTGCTTCGTCAAACTACGCATTTTACAGCCCGATGAGCACGGCTCGCTGAGGGGCGAGACACTCAAGCAGGTGAGAAGCCTCATTTAAAGTCAATGGTTCGGGTTAATTTAGGATTTAATTTCGCGTCGACTGGAGTATTATTTTATAGGAATAGCGAGTTGTAATTAAAAGAACGCTAAAGCCAAAGAAAATGGTGGCGTGAAAATATCAGTTTCACCTTTTAATAGATATACCTAATATCAACTTCGAAAATCGAGGGCATTATCATTTAGTCCCGCCGTTAATGATGTATGTACCTGccagtggcggagcgtccatagaattcgattcccatcggcttgtctgatattcaggctcttgggccattttctttaaacttatgaagaaaaggaaGGACAACTTAGCTACGGCTTACCTACGAAcaatctagacgcgccgccactggtacctactaTAGCATTAAATATCACGTACGCAATGTATTTAAGTTATTCGACGTCTGGACATATTTTAAAAAGGAAAATACTATCTATTTTACCTATCGAAAACAAGAGCgtaatttttaagtttttgaAACTGTAACAGAATTACATCTGGACCACATGCAGACTGCCTAATTTCCCGAGAGAACCGCTACAATGTAGCTTGAATGCAGCATGGTTTCTACAACGCTCAGTATGTTTTTCAAAATTAAGTTCAgtgcggatatgatggtcgttcttgtctacgtgacagcgtgataaaacggtgtccgtcactttctatcccatggtgttgaaaagtgacagttgttttatcacgtggataaagatggataaagctatccataatacgccggctgatgAAAAAATATGTTTGGTTGACACTGAATGGACGAACGTAATTTGTAAAGATAATCCTTTTACAGattgtacatatttaaattgtATAGTATAGTTAAGTAGTGAAAACGAGACAAAGGAAGTTTGTGTGAAAACAGACATGCATAATATGGTACTAACTATAATTTCGGAAAGACTCGTCTTACTGATCTTAATGcgatgtctatgtctatgtcaaAGAGACTAGTtaagcgtttcttttattttttgccatttttatatattgtgaccttttttgccacttttgtgttatttctactcagaatcacgagctctttcgatcttaatgggataaaaaatatCCCAGGGTTTTTCCTATTGTATTACGATTtccccatatactttgtatgaCGGTaaggtaacaaaaaggaaagtttgaaaaatgtatgaactttttaggacacttttttctcctaagtataaggatgaaaagggctcgcgatcctgactagaaatagcacaaaagtggcaaaaaagttcacaataattaaaatgccaaaaaatataagaaacgctcAGTTATCTATCGCATTTCCGTCCATCGAAACCCTGAAAGTTATGTCGTTTAAATACaggtaagtacattaaatattacttaaaaataccttGACCCAATGATGCAATGCAAATACGCTTAGTTTTTGTTTGGAAATTTAATTGGGGGAGAGGCTGGGTGCACGCGGAGGCGGCCAGATAATCGGGCGTTAATTTGATGGCACCACCGGCGGCGCCGCGCATTTAATGACCCGGCCTGGATTCCGGAAATACGTGGAGCGCCGGGCGGTAATGGAGCCGCATTGTGTGCCACTTTCAATACCGCAAATATTGAAATTTCACGATACAGAGCAGCTCTCGTGGACCACTTTATTGCTTAAGGCTTGGAAAGAATAGGACAATGAATTGTGGTTTGAAAATGAAAGCGCACAGTTCTTTTGGAGGAAATTAATACTTCAATAGATGAAGTACTCGTAGTTATAAAGTAGACCTATATAAAGTCAACAATATGAGGATAGTATTTTATAGTTGCATTAACCTTCTAAGAAACTTTTTCCACACACGAGCCAATGAGTTAAATTTTGGAAGGCAtaagtaattattataaataagtacTGCTATCAACCCACCAAGAATATTTTCAGTAAATAGCGGTCGAACGCTGCTACGAGCGACGGCGTAGTAATATGGTAGCAATAGGTACCTTGTTGCTTAACAATGAAGGtccacttatattattttaattaatatacctGTACGTAATATACCCTATATGACTTAAAAACTACAATGTGACAACAATGTGATTAATGAACTGTGTTGAAAGGCGATGGAAGAAGACGAAGAGGCCGGCCGCGTGCCGTTCTTCGTATCCCTGACGCTGGGCACCACCTCGTGCTGCTCGTACGACGACCTGCCCGGGGTGGGGCCCATCGTGCGCAAGTACCCCTGCGTGTGGCTGCACGTCGACGCGGCCTACGCGGGCTCCGCGTTCCTCTGTCAGGAGCACAAGCACCACCTGGCCGGGATCGAGTACGCGGATAGCTTCAACGCCAACACTAACAAGCTCATGCTTACCAACTTCGACTGTTCGCTGCTGTGGGTTACCAACAGGTATGTTTGTATACCTATGGTTTACGTGAACGTCCTTTTTGTACACAATAATGATCGCGTGGACTCCTTCAAAACCAAACATTCGAGTTATCTTAttcacttagggtcggttgcaccaaactattcgtatcgttaaagagttcgctaaatttttatgtatggaaagtttcatagtaaagcgccggggagcgccggctgacgttgattagtctgtcaaatgtggttggtgcaactggcacttagaCAATTTCTTGCTATAGAAAAAACCCTATACGTCTATAGCAAAGGGTCCTCTATACCTAAATTCTAACAAGGCAGTTTCGTCATGGCGCTTCTACGTCACAATAAACAGACCAGAGGCGCTACGAGTATCATATGAGTATGCTACCGTGTAAtacacttagggtcggttgcaccaaactgttcgtatcgttaaagagttcgctaaatgtttgtgtatggaaagtttcataggaaagcgccggggcgcgccggctaacgttgatcagtctgtcagaTGTGGTCGGTGCAACTTGCACTTAAACATTCTAAAAACCTTTAGATGTCACACCCTTAGGTATATACCTTtagacgtaggtacctactgcccGCAGTATTTGATTACCTAAACATTTTCTTTTTAACCGATCAGGTACCTGCTAACATCAGCGTTAGTAGTGGACCCACTGTACCTCCAGCACTGCTACGACCACACCGCCATCGACTACCGCCACTGGGGCATCCCGCTGAGCCGGCGCTTCCGCTCGCTCAAGCTGTGGTTCATGCTGCGCAGCTATGGGATCAGCGGCCTGCAGCGATACGTGCGCCGCCACTGCGAGTTGGCCAAGTATTTCGAGCAACTCGTTAGAAAGGACGACCGGTTCGAGGTCTGCAATAAAGTCACGGTAAATTATCATCATTATTTTAGCCggaagatatttttttatatactatcGATTAATTATGTCTTGCTAGAGTGCCGGCATAAGGTACTGCGTACTCACACGCCAGACCTTGATCTAATGGGAAATTGGGAAGGCGTGTCCGTACTATGCGTTCGAGACAAATTCAATTTCTCGTGTCGTCCTCGCAGAGGTAACAACTCGGACGAAACTTTGAGATCAAATGAATCAATCATACAATTCATACAAATATACTTTTGCCTGACCTCTAAAAGACCTTTATAGTACCTACGGATGTGAGAAAGAGAAAAATAGAAAGAGGTTGCGCttctttttataaaattttgccTTAGGGCGCcttagttataattataataagctattatttatttatttctcttacttattttaaacacattttgtatttgcaaGCTGAGACTTGCGATTAGGTAGGTGAACCAACCTAATCATTGTGCTGCTCTCGAGATCGTTTCTTGGTTTCTTCTAATACCTAACTGTCGACCGAAAAACTACACGAACGAAAAAACGCACGTCATACATAATCGAATCAACCCCATAATCGACATTCGATGTGGGAACctttaggtaggtaaatattacAGTTACGGAAAatgaaatatgtataaatattatagtcGGCTCCCTCAAATTTTTCTCACTGAATACCTTATGATCGATACTTGACCCgacttaactttattttttatttatagctgGGTCTCGTATGCTTCCGGCTAGTGAGCGGCGGCGAGACTCCGTTGGAGCAAGATGAGATCAACAAGAAACTCCTCACCACAATGAATGCCTCCGGAAAAATCCACATGGTGCCTGCGAATGTGCGCGACCGCTTCGTCATCCGTTTCTGTGTTGTGGCACAACACGCTACACGCGAAGACATCGGTAATTATTcgtttatcatcatcatcatcatctcagccataagacgtccactgctgaacataggcctcccccttatgggggggtGAATACCATAATCCCCACGCTTGgtaggcgggttggcgatcgcagtcgagtacctaCACcggtccaccggtggtcttggacgtagtttaaggacatactcgGGTCCAACTTTATAGCAGCAAGAAAATACATGCAGTACTAAAGGCGTAAGGTTATTAGCTGGTAGAGACCAGTCTAAAAGAAAAATGAATAATCTATTCATTCACAACTCCCTATTGCCCTTGGTAGGTATATTCAGGAGATAAAGATTTTCGATGTTGGCGGTAGGCCATCTGTTTCTTAAAAGTCATATTCATTTGAACGCGTAGGTATATACTACATGGGATTTATTGAAGTTTGAGTTGTAATGACATGTGCCACAACCACGATTACACGATTACTGCCATTCTAACAAGTGGAAAAGGCCCATAATATTTGAGACATTTTGATCTTGCTAAGGTTCATGGCTGCCTGCACGTTTTTTCTTAATTTTCAGAAACAGCGTGGGATATAATAACGGACTTCGCTACAGAACTTCTCGAAGGACCGGATAAAGAAAGGGTAACAACTTAACAAGATGTTCATATAGCATATACACTGGAAAACTACAATTTTTGGTGCACTTTTAATGCAAAGAAGTTTTTTAAAGGGAATTATTAAGTGTTTGCAAAAAGCACTCACTTTTTTCGCTTCTCGTAGTGCATTAAGCAGTTTAGGTAAGGCTGCTAAAAGATTTTTTTCCTCGAAGCAAGTTGGTGGTAACAACTTGGATGCTTGACTCGTATGAAAATAAGAAAGATCCAAGTTTTAAGCTTCGTGGAAACGTACATTTACCTTACTTGTATCGTCAGTGACAAATCATGTTACCTTCGCTTCTTGCAGGATCTCAACGAGGAGCGCGCTCGACGGCACCGCGCCGCGCTCGCCCACAAGCGCTCGTTCTTCGTGCGCATGGTCAGCGACCCGAAGATCTACAACCCGGCCATCAACAAGACCCCGCCGCCCGTGCCCGCCACGCCGGGGTCGCCgccccccgcgcccgcgccgcagaCCCCCGACACGCCGGGCGACGCCGGCGTGCAGCTTGAACCGCCCACGCCGTACGTATCTCCATCAACAGAACCCGCATCCGCGCTAATATGGTATCCGAACTATAACAATATGATTTGTGGTTGATATGATACTTACACGACTCGCAGTGCATGTCGCGCACACCAATAGGTATTAACCATCAtacgtttttaaaatctgaatGCCGCTCTTAGGCTTATCCACCCAAGCCATGCcatctaaaagtaaaaatacttaCCCCTTCAGAACAACCAAATCGGTTAAAAATGAGTTATGtgtataaaatgtaaatatactTACCTGTTTTCAGTAAACAAGCATCCTGGATCAGCTGGCCGCTGGCGTTCTTCTTCCAGAGCGTTGACCACGACGCGAACGATTTACCATTAAGGTAATGGCTGGTAACGGTTTACGAGCAATAAGTAATGTAGGGTTCTGGAAAACTGGTCAAATGAAACCCCCTTGGCTAATGACGGATATGCCCTAAAGGCCAGTAGGGCCGATAGTCTATACAAtaggtgctgagaaaggggcggctagtaCGTACGtaatttggcttaaagggctacCTAAACCTAGGCGGCCTAGGCCATAATAATTCagtctatatacgtcccactgctgggcacaggcctcctctcatgcgcgacagggcttgggctatagtccccacgctaatCCAATGGGGATTGGGGACTGACCTAGGCCATAAAGCTGCAAAAAAACAAGTATTGGACACTATCCGTATGGTTGACAGGTAAATCCTAATATAGGTACTGGCGCCATCTGTAAAATACTTGGACCGGCCGACCTTATTAACCTTTCTGTAATTTGGTCAGGTTCCGTCACCTGGACACGATGGTGCGGCTGAAGAGCCCCGGCGCGGCGGGGCGGCGCGGCTCGTCGCCCGGCGCCTCGCCCGAGCGCCGCGCGCCCTCGCCCCAGCACTGACCCCGCTACCCGCCCGCGTAAACCAATAAACTACAAGAGCATTCATCCCTGTTTCATTCACTTTCAAAATATATTCACTGTTAGTGTTGTAGACTTTGTTATTTCATTACCGACTTAGGTGATCCCAAACTTGGCTTCCGTGGTCGCCACTGTAAAATGTAAAATGTTCCAGTGGCCATCCTTTCTTTAAAGTGTTATtctattgaaattgtcaaagaataATGAATACTTTTGTTtgacatagttagcaagttccatagaatgtcACTTTACATGTTGCCACTTCACCGTGCAATCCTACGATAAAGGCCCGTTACGTGAGTCTTCTGCGTAATCTATATTTCTTTACCCACACCATCAGGGAAGCACCTCGCATGGCAGGATATAATGGTCCCCGAAAGCTGCTGGATGCAAACTGCGACAATAATCACAGGCATAGTGTCATAGTGATATTAAAATGGAAAGTAATAAAGATAACATTTTTCATCTGCCAAATCCAAATGATTCTTGCCAAAACTACAACCGATTATATTGTAACAAGTCATTAATCTCGACTCATTTCAACAAAGAGCTTTGGTGAGAAAACATAAAACTACGTAAGTCTGGTTGGTGGGAAAatcaaaatgtatttaaaatgtgTACCACAAACATTCACGAAACATTATGAGTTCTGATGAGTCCGTCCCAAGCCGAGGAGTGCAGAGTGTTGCGGTCACTGTTGTCCCACGCCACACCTCGCACGTAGTTACTGTGCAAGTGACGGTCGTGGTACAGTACTTTCGACATGCTGTCTGCCACTTTGTCGCACACGGAAACTATTTTATTGTCACAGGACACTGCTATTTTTCCATGACTGAAAAAAGAGAGAAAAATTTCAAATAATGGCAGACGGTAGGAATAACATCTAGTGGATGTCAATGCGAAACAAACAAGTATGGGCAGAACCTAATAGAAATTTTGAGAAAGAAGCATGCCATCAAAATAGCTTTAACCATacaccaaagagaatttgaaatagagagttactgtcatggtaaattatgtagcaacagtacatttactgccatcttaacagaagattaaaacagttagaacgccatttgactttgatcattattctatcactgatatgtgttaacttgttaaatattaatattaacgccatctactcgaaaGTAGATtgaaggtatggcgccatcgctcgaaaagattggaTTGAGAAGTAAGGCATTGATGCCTCCGTAGGAAACTGATTGATGTTTCGATACCTGTCATAAATAGTCATAATgtcataaaaacataaaaaaaaaatcaacttACTCTGGATGGACAGCAACTTTATGCACCGGTGCGGGGAAGTCACACAGCGTGGCCACATTCACAGGATGTCTCACATCCATCACTCGGAGCACTCCAGCCTCATCTCCATACACTAACTGGTTTTCATCTATCCATTGTAGGCAACGGATCCCACAGTCATTCTTAACTAAGtctgaaaaacaaaataactaGAATTTGATTTTAATtgatatgtattatttaaagggAAAAGAATGGAAGCTATGATCTACAGTGCTCTTCTAAGCCTAGGTAAAGGCTGCAAACAATCATGATGCATGATAAATCAATTATTCCTTTCATGTGCATCTTATGCCACTGTGGGCCTCTTGGATGTTCATAGAACTTCaggatatataaataaaaatatatatatcagGTTACCAATTTTACCTACAGGAGTACATGGTATGTAATCTATAATCATTGATTATGTAGTTTAATTTACTAACTTCTATTAGTTGAAACAATTAGTAACTTAGAAAACATAAACTGAATGGAtaacatttttttgatattaaatTCTTACCTATAATTGGTTTATCTATATTATCATCCCACAGTGTGACGTACATGTCTAAAGATCCAGATGCAAAGCTTGTAGTGGTGTTGGGTCTCACTGAGACACCAGACACCGCGGCACAGTGTGCTAAACTGTAGTTCCTAATGCAGATCATGTCAGTCAGATCCCACACCTGGAAAAAATGGGTCCATATTCTAAATGCTTCCCTTGtagcaataataaaatatataaatgtttgTTTTGTGTTGTTTCATCTAACCACTGAGGCAGATGCATGGGAAACTCCAATTAAAACAGCCTGGTTTGTGTTTTGATTACATAACG from Cydia fagiglandana chromosome 6, ilCydFagi1.1, whole genome shotgun sequence includes:
- the LOC134665127 gene encoding methylosome protein WDR77-like; the protein is MENSNKIVAPHLNAEVYRTDTTGNEAPSYLDYIKLHPDGSVLVGCSELTGRYWIGGAAIFKNIAEAREINSKSMRSIQLDSGTADGCFIGKSSKVLICEDSGAIGIWSINEDDAWKQWKEEMTVSEHDNGVMALDCLEPEKQYVTAGADGHIKVWDLTDMICIRNYSLAHCAAVSGVSVRPNTTTSFASGSLDMYVTLWDDNIDKPIIDLVKNDCGIRCLQWIDENQLVYGDEAGVLRVMDVRHPVNVATLCDFPAPVHKVAVHPDHGKIAVSCDNKIVSVCDKVADSMSKVLYHDRHLHSNYVRGVAWDNSDRNTLHSSAWDGLIRTHNVS
- the LOC134665122 gene encoding tyrosine decarboxylase, whose protein sequence is MDTEEFRVRGKEMVDYICTYMTTLRKRRVTPSVEPGYLRAALPAEAPQHPEDWDTVMDDVEKKIMPGVTHWQHPRFHAYFPSGNAYPSILGDMLSAGIGCIGFSWAASPACTELEIIMLDWMGKAIGLPPAFLALEQGSKGGGVIEGSASECVLVSMLAARANGIKRLKHQFPNVDEGLLLSKLIAYCSKEAHSCVEKAAMICFVKLRILQPDEHGSLRGETLKQAMEEDEEAGRVPFFVSLTLGTTSCCSYDDLPGVGPIVRKYPCVWLHVDAAYAGSAFLCQEHKHHLAGIEYADSFNANTNKLMLTNFDCSLLWVTNRYLLTSALVVDPLYLQHCYDHTAIDYRHWGIPLSRRFRSLKLWFMLRSYGISGLQRYVRRHCELAKYFEQLVRKDDRFEVCNKVTLGLVCFRLVSGGETPLEQDEINKKLLTTMNASGKIHMVPANVRDRFVIRFCVVAQHATREDIETAWDIITDFATELLEGPDKERDLNEERARRHRAALAHKRSFFVRMVSDPKIYNPAINKTPPPVPATPGSPPPAPAPQTPDTPGDAGVQLEPPTPKQASWISWPLAFFFQSVDHDANDLPLRFRHLDTMVRLKSPGAAGRRGSSPGASPERRAPSPQH